From the Amycolatopsis thermoflava N1165 genome, one window contains:
- a CDS encoding urease accessory protein UreD yields MKAHARLVAEVAGERTVLRELKSMAPLTLVPRRTSGPAAQVHLVNSATSPLGGDELVLEVFVGPGADLRLSGVAATLALPGPAAAASRSSVRVEVGAGGSLAYLPEPTVITARARHTAELVATLDETARFRTREVLVLGRAGEAPGRLTTSQRVTSGARPVLDQTLTVGDPALDASVAVLAGHRVLATELLVGDEVVEPSSGDWWAVTPLPVAGCLITALAPDAVTAEELLGRGRCHRSLAFGVAPQALT; encoded by the coding sequence GTGAAGGCGCACGCCCGGCTCGTCGCCGAGGTCGCCGGCGAGCGGACGGTGCTGCGGGAGCTGAAGTCGATGGCGCCGCTGACCCTGGTGCCACGGCGGACGTCCGGTCCGGCGGCCCAGGTCCACCTGGTCAACTCGGCGACCTCCCCGCTCGGCGGGGACGAGCTGGTGCTGGAGGTCTTCGTCGGGCCGGGCGCGGACCTGCGGCTGTCCGGTGTCGCCGCGACGCTCGCGCTGCCCGGGCCTGCCGCGGCGGCCAGCCGGTCGTCCGTGCGCGTCGAGGTGGGCGCCGGTGGGTCGCTCGCGTACCTGCCGGAGCCGACCGTGATCACCGCGCGGGCGCGGCACACCGCGGAGCTGGTCGCGACGCTCGACGAGACCGCACGTTTCCGCACGCGCGAGGTGCTGGTTCTCGGCCGCGCGGGTGAAGCACCCGGACGGCTCACCACGTCGCAGCGCGTCACCTCGGGCGCCAGGCCGGTGCTGGACCAGACCCTCACCGTCGGCGACCCGGCCCTCGACGCCAGCGTCGCCGTCCTGGCCGGGCACCGGGTGCTGGCGACCGAACTGCTGGTCGGCGACGAGGTGGTGGAGCCGTCGAGCGGCGACTGGTGGGCGGTGACGCCGTTGCCGGTCGCGGGCTGCCTGATCACCGCGCTCGCCCCGGACGCGGTCACCGCCGAGGAGCTGCTGGGCCGTGGCAGGTGTCACCGTTCGCTGGCTTTCGGAGTGGCCCCCCAGGCCCTAACGTGA
- the pdxH gene encoding pyridoxamine 5'-phosphate oxidase, translated as MPEVENIDDVAVRLPGMRVAYDGEALDEADLAGSWTEQLQDWLNEAIAAGVAEANAMVLATADAEGRPSSRTVLCKGLDERGVVFYTNYTSKKSHDLTVTRYASATFPWYALQRQVTVRGEVEKVNVKETAEYWKQRPRGSQLGAWASPQSKVVTSRRDLDVALSSIERRFGDVEEVPLPPHWGGWRIRPEIVEFWQGQQNRLHDRLRYVRTPDGWHIERVAP; from the coding sequence ATGCCAGAGGTCGAAAACATCGACGACGTTGCGGTACGCCTTCCCGGCATGCGGGTGGCCTACGACGGCGAGGCGCTGGACGAGGCCGATCTGGCCGGCAGCTGGACCGAGCAGCTGCAGGACTGGCTGAACGAGGCCATCGCCGCCGGGGTCGCCGAAGCCAACGCCATGGTGCTGGCGACCGCCGACGCCGAAGGACGACCTTCCTCCCGCACCGTGCTCTGCAAGGGCCTCGACGAGCGCGGTGTCGTGTTCTACACGAACTACACCTCGAAGAAGAGCCACGACCTGACCGTGACCCGGTACGCCTCGGCGACCTTCCCCTGGTACGCGCTGCAGCGGCAGGTGACCGTGCGCGGCGAGGTGGAGAAGGTCAACGTCAAGGAGACCGCCGAGTACTGGAAGCAGCGCCCGCGCGGCTCGCAGCTCGGGGCGTGGGCGTCGCCGCAGTCGAAGGTCGTCACGAGCCGCCGGGACCTGGACGTCGCGCTGTCCTCGATCGAGCGCCGCTTCGGCGACGTCGAGGAGGTGCCGCTGCCGCCGCACTGGGGTGGCTGGCGCATCCGGCCCGAGATCGTCGAGTTCTGGCAGGGACAGCAGAACCGGCTGCACGACCGGCTCCGCTACGTGCGCACCCCGGACGGATGGCACATCGAGCGCGTCGCCCCCTGA
- a CDS encoding MFS transporter: protein MSVEAGSQRGKKRKLLKSVVVDVRPLRTPAFRRLFTGTAITAIGSQLTTVAVPKQVFDLTGSSGYVGLTGIVALVPLLVFGLWGGAIADTVDRRKLLIFGNAGIAVVSALLWAQAFFDVGSVWLVFVLLAFNQAFFAINMPTRSAIVARLIEPELLPAAAALSGTVNTFGMVFGPMAAGALMPVIGLPTLYLIDTIALVIALYAVWRLPPLPPLSGTVRAAGLKDVLDGFRYMGTQKVLLASFVVDIIAMVAGMPRALFPEMAERTFGDPPGGGLALGWLYAAIPIGSVVIGLFSGWLGRVRRQGVAVTIAICAWGLAVVGFGLSSSLWLAVVFLCLAGAADMVSAIYRQAILVMAATDEMRGRMQGAFTVVVAGGPRIADLTHGWAAAAVGTAAAATGGGVLVIVFIAIAVALLPAFWRYRAAAVTK from the coding sequence GTGAGTGTCGAGGCGGGGTCGCAACGGGGTAAGAAGCGCAAACTGCTGAAATCGGTCGTCGTGGACGTGCGGCCGCTGCGCACGCCCGCGTTCCGGCGCCTGTTCACCGGCACCGCGATCACCGCGATCGGCAGTCAGCTCACCACCGTCGCCGTGCCGAAGCAGGTCTTCGACCTCACCGGCTCGTCCGGGTACGTCGGCCTGACCGGCATCGTCGCGCTGGTGCCGCTGCTCGTCTTCGGGCTGTGGGGCGGCGCGATCGCCGACACCGTCGACCGCCGGAAGCTGCTCATCTTCGGCAACGCGGGCATCGCCGTCGTGTCCGCCCTGCTCTGGGCGCAGGCGTTCTTCGACGTCGGCTCGGTGTGGCTCGTTTTCGTGCTCCTGGCCTTCAACCAGGCGTTCTTCGCGATCAACATGCCGACCCGCAGCGCGATCGTGGCCCGGCTGATCGAACCGGAGCTGCTGCCCGCGGCGGCCGCGCTGTCCGGCACCGTCAACACGTTCGGCATGGTGTTCGGGCCGATGGCCGCCGGCGCCCTGATGCCGGTGATCGGCCTGCCCACGCTCTACCTCATCGACACGATCGCCCTGGTCATCGCGCTGTACGCGGTCTGGCGGCTGCCCCCGCTGCCACCGCTGTCCGGCACCGTCCGGGCCGCCGGCCTGAAGGACGTCCTCGACGGCTTCCGCTACATGGGCACCCAGAAGGTCCTGCTCGCGTCGTTCGTCGTCGACATCATCGCGATGGTCGCCGGCATGCCGCGCGCGTTGTTCCCGGAGATGGCCGAGCGGACGTTCGGCGACCCGCCCGGCGGTGGCCTAGCCCTGGGCTGGCTGTACGCGGCGATCCCGATCGGCTCCGTGGTCATCGGGCTGTTCTCCGGCTGGCTCGGCCGCGTCCGCCGGCAGGGCGTCGCCGTCACGATCGCGATCTGCGCGTGGGGCCTGGCCGTGGTCGGCTTCGGGCTGTCGAGCTCGCTGTGGCTCGCCGTGGTGTTCCTGTGCCTGGCCGGCGCCGCGGACATGGTCAGCGCGATCTACCGGCAGGCGATCCTGGTGATGGCCGCGACCGACGAGATGCGTGGCCGGATGCAGGGCGCGTTCACGGTCGTCGTCGCCGGCGGGCCTCGGATCGCCGACCTCACGCACGGCTGGGCCGCGGCCGCGGTCGGCACGGCCGCCGCCGCAACAGGTGGCGGCGTGCTGGTCATCGTGTTCATCGCGATCGCCGTCGCGCTGCTGCCCGCGTTCTGGCGCTACCGGGCCGCGGCGGTCACCAAGTAG
- a CDS encoding VOC family protein, producing MSSVDTNQPEGTPTWMALTAPDLPRATAFYGAVFGWTTRDDLFLLGDRVAAGFAEGAPAWTTYLATADCDATAKRVRAAGGQVVEGPTEFGGRARIALAVDPVGARFGLWQGRELPGCQVVNEPGSLVRNDLTTARPEHARAFYPQVFGFTLDRNADLPELDFTFLRRPDGHEVGGIMGVPGPADSRWATTFEVADTDETIARALAAGGKSTEPEDFVYGRMATITDPSGVEFGVIARA from the coding sequence ATGAGCTCCGTCGACACCAACCAGCCCGAGGGCACCCCGACCTGGATGGCCCTCACCGCCCCCGACCTGCCGCGCGCCACCGCGTTCTACGGCGCCGTGTTCGGGTGGACCACGCGCGACGACCTGTTCCTGCTGGGCGACCGCGTGGCCGCCGGGTTCGCCGAAGGCGCCCCGGCCTGGACGACGTACCTCGCGACCGCCGACTGCGACGCCACCGCCAAGCGGGTGCGCGCCGCGGGCGGGCAGGTCGTCGAGGGTCCCACCGAATTCGGCGGCCGCGCCCGCATCGCGCTGGCGGTGGACCCGGTCGGCGCCCGGTTCGGGCTGTGGCAGGGGCGTGAGCTGCCCGGCTGCCAGGTGGTCAACGAGCCCGGCTCGCTCGTCCGCAACGACCTGACCACGGCCCGGCCCGAGCACGCGCGCGCCTTCTACCCGCAGGTGTTCGGCTTCACGCTGGACCGCAACGCCGACCTGCCCGAGCTGGACTTCACGTTCCTCCGCCGCCCCGACGGGCACGAAGTCGGCGGGATCATGGGCGTGCCGGGCCCCGCGGACTCCAGGTGGGCGACGACGTTCGAGGTGGCCGACACGGACGAGACGATCGCGCGGGCGCTCGCGGCCGGCGGGAAGTCCACCGAACCGGAGGACTTCGTGTACGGCCGCATGGCGACGATCACCGATCCGTCCGGAGTGGAGTTCGGGGTCATCGCGCGGGCCTGA
- a CDS encoding APC family permease, whose protein sequence is MAEVSATQEPALKRVIGPKLLLFFVVGDIIGTGVYALTGQVAGRVGGALWLPFLLAFVVAFMTAFSYLELVGKYPKAAGAALYTNRAFRIPFLTFMVAFAVMCSGITSASSAAIAFADTYLKEFVDLPGWLIAPLFIVGLAAINFRGVSESVKTNVVLTCIELSGLLIIIGVGVWAVLNGSGDAGRLVEIDTADQTALVAITSATSLAFFAMVGFEDSVNMAEECRDPVRIFPKAMLWGMVVAATIYVLVSLTSSLLVPADELAAAKSNALLKVLDVGAPGFPREVFSAIGLFAVINSALINMLMASRLLYGMSNERIIPKLLGRVHPLRRTPWVSIVFTSLIAIVLVSTVDISVLGGTTALLLLVVFAIVNVAVLVLRREKVDHPHFRAPTIIPALAAVFCLYLVSPLSGRPARDYTIAAILLGVGILLWLVNWFAMRASGTRDRAPTAP, encoded by the coding sequence ATGGCTGAGGTGAGCGCTACTCAGGAACCGGCCCTCAAACGGGTCATCGGCCCGAAGCTCCTGCTGTTCTTCGTGGTCGGAGACATCATCGGCACCGGCGTCTACGCACTGACCGGGCAGGTGGCCGGCCGCGTCGGCGGCGCGCTGTGGCTGCCCTTCCTCCTGGCGTTCGTGGTCGCGTTCATGACCGCGTTCAGCTACCTGGAACTCGTCGGGAAGTACCCGAAAGCGGCAGGCGCGGCGCTCTACACCAACCGCGCCTTCCGGATCCCGTTCCTGACGTTCATGGTCGCGTTCGCGGTGATGTGCTCGGGCATCACGTCCGCGTCCTCGGCCGCGATCGCGTTCGCCGACACCTACCTGAAGGAGTTCGTCGACCTCCCGGGCTGGCTGATCGCGCCGCTGTTCATCGTCGGCCTGGCTGCCATCAACTTCCGCGGCGTGAGCGAGTCGGTGAAGACCAACGTGGTGCTCACCTGCATCGAGCTGTCCGGTCTGCTGATCATCATCGGCGTCGGGGTGTGGGCGGTGCTCAACGGCTCCGGTGACGCCGGCCGCCTGGTCGAGATCGACACCGCCGACCAGACCGCGCTCGTCGCCATCACCTCGGCGACCTCGCTGGCGTTCTTCGCGATGGTCGGGTTCGAGGACTCGGTCAACATGGCCGAGGAGTGCCGCGACCCGGTGCGCATCTTCCCGAAGGCGATGCTGTGGGGCATGGTCGTCGCGGCCACCATCTACGTGCTGGTGTCGCTGACCTCCTCCCTGCTGGTGCCGGCCGACGAGCTGGCCGCCGCGAAGAGCAACGCCCTGCTGAAGGTGCTCGACGTCGGCGCGCCCGGCTTCCCGCGCGAGGTGTTCTCCGCGATCGGCCTGTTCGCGGTCATCAACTCGGCCCTGATCAACATGCTGATGGCCAGCCGCCTGCTCTACGGCATGTCGAACGAGCGGATCATCCCGAAGCTGCTCGGCAGGGTGCACCCGCTGCGCCGCACGCCGTGGGTGTCGATCGTGTTCACCAGCCTCATCGCGATCGTGCTGGTGTCCACGGTGGACATCAGCGTGCTCGGCGGGACGACGGCGCTGTTGCTGCTGGTGGTGTTCGCCATCGTCAACGTCGCGGTGCTGGTGCTGCGCCGGGAGAAGGTGGACCACCCGCACTTCCGCGCGCCGACGATCATCCCGGCGCTGGCCGCGGTGTTCTGCCTGTACCTGGTGAGCCCGCTGTCCGGCCGCCCGGCGCGGGACTACACGATCGCGGCGATCCTGCTCGGCGTCGGCATCCTGTTGTGGCTGGTCAACTGGTTCGCGATGCGTGCTTCAGGAACCAGGGATCGTGCGCCGACAGCACCGTGA
- a CDS encoding MBL fold metallo-hydrolase, whose translation MKVHHLNCGTMRPLGGRLIDGRGGFLHRAELVCHCLLVDTGAELVLIETGMGSPAVDRADEWLGAKFVRMVGVRTSVAETAAEQVRRLGYDVEDVRHIVLTHLDLDHAGGLVDFPHATVHVYAEELRALQSPRDAKERLRYKQVHFAHGPQWSSYPDTGEEWFGFGAVRELKGLPPEILLVPLGGHTRGHAGVAVDTGDGWLLHAGDAFFHHGQIDPFRPHATRGLAWFEARVETVPGARRENHRRLRELVRDHGDEVTVLSAHDPWFLKHASRTS comes from the coding sequence ATGAAGGTCCACCACCTCAACTGCGGCACCATGCGCCCGCTCGGCGGGCGTCTGATCGACGGCCGCGGCGGGTTCCTGCACCGCGCCGAGCTGGTCTGCCACTGCCTGCTCGTCGACACCGGCGCCGAACTGGTCCTGATCGAGACCGGCATGGGGTCGCCTGCCGTCGACCGCGCCGACGAGTGGCTGGGTGCGAAGTTCGTGCGCATGGTCGGCGTGCGGACGTCGGTGGCGGAAACCGCCGCCGAGCAGGTCCGGCGGCTCGGCTACGACGTCGAGGACGTCCGGCACATCGTGCTGACGCACCTCGACCTCGACCACGCCGGCGGGCTGGTCGACTTCCCGCACGCCACCGTGCACGTCTACGCCGAGGAGCTGCGGGCGCTGCAATCACCGCGTGACGCGAAGGAACGCCTGCGGTACAAGCAGGTCCACTTCGCGCACGGTCCACAGTGGAGCAGCTATCCGGACACCGGCGAGGAGTGGTTCGGCTTCGGTGCGGTGCGCGAGCTGAAGGGGCTGCCGCCGGAGATCCTGCTGGTCCCGCTCGGCGGGCACACGCGCGGGCACGCCGGGGTCGCGGTGGACACCGGCGACGGCTGGCTGCTGCACGCCGGTGACGCGTTCTTCCACCACGGTCAGATCGATCCGTTCCGCCCGCACGCCACCCGGGGCCTCGCGTGGTTCGAGGCCCGGGTGGAGACCGTGCCGGGCGCGCGGCGGGAGAACCACCGGCGGTTGCGCGAGCTGGTGCGCGACCACGGCGACGAGGTCACGGTGCTGTCGGCGCACGATCCCTGGTTCCTGAAGCACGCATCGCGAACCAGTTGA
- a CDS encoding TetR/AcrR family transcriptional regulator, producing MVRRTDTRNRMVASAAELFHTQGYHATGLNQLVSAGGAPKGSLYFHFPGGKEQLAAEAVAFSSENMAALLRSTLDSAPDAATAITRVIDALGRNLVDTGYRSGCPIATVALDAGDSEPIRQACTDGYTSWHAVITEYLTGQGIAAEKAATLATIALSAIEGALLLAKTQHDLAPLHAVGEHLRATFERELS from the coding sequence ATGGTCCGGAGAACCGACACCCGCAACCGCATGGTCGCCTCGGCCGCGGAGCTGTTCCACACGCAGGGCTACCACGCCACCGGGCTGAACCAGCTGGTCAGCGCCGGAGGTGCGCCGAAGGGTTCGCTCTACTTCCACTTCCCCGGCGGCAAGGAGCAGCTGGCCGCCGAGGCGGTCGCGTTCTCCAGCGAGAACATGGCGGCCCTGCTGCGCTCGACGCTCGACTCCGCGCCGGACGCCGCAACGGCCATCACGCGGGTGATCGACGCGCTGGGCCGCAACCTGGTCGACACCGGCTACCGGTCCGGCTGTCCGATCGCGACAGTCGCACTCGACGCAGGCGACAGCGAACCGATCCGGCAGGCGTGCACGGACGGGTACACGTCCTGGCACGCCGTCATCACCGAGTACCTCACCGGACAGGGCATCGCGGCCGAGAAGGCGGCGACGCTGGCGACCATCGCGCTGAGCGCCATCGAGGGCGCCCTGCTCCTGGCCAAGACCCAGCACGACCTCGCGCCGCTGCACGCCGTCGGCGAGCACCTGCGCGCCACCTTCGAACGGGAGCTGTCATGA
- a CDS encoding aldose 1-epimerase family protein: MANPTGQQFEITRGNARAVVTEIGAGLRAFEISGVPYLETFAEDEHPPKGAGQILLPWPNRTKAARWTYQGEEQQLEVTEEARGNAIHGLTRHREWTLVEHAESSITFEIEVGKQPGWPVPLQARITYDLAPRELTVTHEIRNEGGSAIGVGVGAHPYFRIGDVPTDELTLTLPATRVRPYVGDQQLPYGDEQDTAGTEYDFRAGRVLAEVDLDTAFGGLVAAEDGRFHHVLSHGERSVDVWAGPDFGWVQVFTPTDLVGRGRAVAIEPMTCPADALNSGTDLIELEPGGSWTGSWGIRVHG, encoded by the coding sequence ATGGCCAACCCCACGGGACAGCAGTTCGAGATCACCCGCGGCAACGCGCGCGCCGTCGTCACCGAGATCGGTGCGGGCCTGCGGGCGTTCGAGATCAGCGGCGTGCCCTACCTGGAGACCTTCGCCGAGGACGAGCACCCCCCGAAGGGCGCCGGGCAGATCCTGCTGCCGTGGCCCAACCGGACCAAGGCCGCGCGGTGGACCTACCAGGGCGAGGAGCAGCAGCTGGAGGTCACCGAGGAGGCCCGCGGCAACGCCATCCACGGCCTGACCCGGCACCGCGAGTGGACGCTCGTCGAGCACGCCGAATCGTCGATCACGTTCGAGATCGAGGTCGGGAAGCAGCCGGGCTGGCCGGTGCCGCTGCAGGCGCGGATCACCTACGACCTGGCGCCGCGGGAGCTGACCGTCACCCACGAGATCCGCAACGAGGGCGGATCCGCCATCGGGGTCGGCGTGGGCGCGCACCCGTACTTCCGCATCGGCGACGTGCCGACCGACGAGCTGACGCTGACCCTGCCGGCGACCCGGGTGCGGCCCTATGTGGGTGACCAGCAGCTGCCCTACGGCGACGAGCAGGACACCGCGGGCACCGAGTACGACTTCCGCGCGGGCCGGGTGCTCGCCGAGGTCGACCTGGACACGGCGTTCGGCGGTCTCGTCGCTGCCGAGGACGGCCGGTTCCACCACGTCCTGTCCCACGGCGAACGCAGCGTCGACGTGTGGGCCGGGCCGGACTTCGGCTGGGTGCAGGTGTTCACGCCCACCGACCTGGTCGGCCGCGGCCGCGCCGTTGCGATCGAGCCGATGACGTGCCCGGCCGACGCGCTGAACTCGGGCACCGATCTGATCGAGCTGGAGCCGGGCGGCTCGTGGACCGGCAGCTGGGGCATCCGCGTCCATGGCTGA
- a CDS encoding GNAT family N-acetyltransferase: MADPVRLGAADAGELLTLQRAAFLTEARAHRDFDLPPLRETLDELRAVLSDPDVVTWGVRESGRLVASVRIRFRGEVGEVGRLVVAPDRQGAGLGSALMKAAEDRLPPEVRVLRLFTGELSGGPLRLYARLGYVETGRTPEAHYHLVHLAKRFR, translated from the coding sequence ATGGCTGACCCCGTCCGGCTCGGCGCGGCGGACGCGGGCGAGCTGCTCACCCTGCAGCGCGCCGCGTTCCTCACCGAGGCGCGGGCCCACCGCGACTTCGACCTGCCGCCGCTGCGCGAGACCCTCGACGAGCTGCGCGCCGTGTTGTCCGATCCCGACGTGGTCACGTGGGGCGTCCGCGAGTCGGGGCGGTTGGTCGCGAGTGTCCGGATCCGTTTCCGGGGTGAGGTGGGCGAGGTCGGACGGCTGGTGGTCGCGCCTGATCGTCAGGGCGCGGGACTCGGCTCGGCGCTGATGAAGGCCGCGGAGGACCGGCTGCCGCCGGAGGTGCGGGTGCTGCGGCTGTTCACCGGCGAGCTCAGCGGAGGCCCGCTGCGCCTGTACGCGCGGCTGGGATACGTCGAAACCGGACGAACCCCCGAGGCGCACTACCACCTCGTGCACCTGGCGAAGCGGTTCCGTTAG
- a CDS encoding amidohydrolase, with product MVKAIVGGYVVPVEGDPIDGGTVLVENGRITAVGTAAEVDVPEDAELVDASGTWVLPGFVDAHTHLGVHEEGEGWAGNDTNEMTDPNGARFRAIDGIDPFEIGFDDALSGGVTSVVIKPGSGNPIGGQTVAVKTWGRTALDMVFDEAVSVKSALGENPKRVYGDKQQTPSTRLGVAAIIREAFTKARNYAAQRDHARAEGKPFDVDLTLETLAKVLDGELYWDQHTHRADDIVTAIRLAEEFGYKLVVNHGTEGHLIADVLAEKDVPVILGPLFTTRSKVELRNRTLRSAGILARAGVKIAITTDHPVVPINFLVYQAALAVKDGLDPETALRALTVNPAAMLSLDDRIGSLKPGLDADIVLWSGDPLDVMNRAMRVFVRGQEVYRFDDTSGEGVVTPRRYAE from the coding sequence ATGGTGAAGGCGATTGTTGGCGGATACGTGGTGCCGGTCGAGGGTGACCCGATCGACGGCGGCACGGTTCTGGTCGAAAACGGCAGGATCACCGCGGTCGGCACGGCCGCGGAGGTCGACGTTCCGGAGGACGCGGAGCTGGTGGACGCCTCGGGCACCTGGGTGCTGCCCGGGTTCGTCGACGCCCACACCCACCTCGGCGTGCACGAGGAGGGCGAGGGCTGGGCCGGCAACGACACGAACGAGATGACCGACCCGAACGGCGCCCGCTTCCGCGCGATCGACGGCATCGACCCGTTCGAGATCGGCTTCGACGACGCCCTCTCCGGCGGGGTCACCAGCGTGGTGATCAAACCCGGCTCCGGCAACCCGATCGGCGGGCAGACCGTCGCGGTGAAGACGTGGGGCCGCACCGCGCTCGACATGGTCTTCGACGAGGCGGTCAGCGTGAAGAGCGCGCTGGGCGAGAACCCGAAGCGCGTGTACGGCGACAAGCAGCAGACGCCGTCGACCAGGCTCGGTGTCGCGGCGATCATCCGCGAGGCGTTCACGAAGGCCCGCAACTACGCCGCCCAGCGCGACCACGCCCGGGCCGAGGGCAAGCCGTTCGACGTCGACCTGACGCTGGAGACCCTGGCGAAGGTCCTCGACGGCGAGCTGTACTGGGACCAGCACACCCACCGCGCCGACGACATCGTGACCGCGATCCGGCTCGCCGAGGAGTTCGGCTACAAGCTGGTCGTCAACCACGGCACCGAGGGGCACCTGATCGCGGATGTGCTGGCGGAGAAGGACGTCCCGGTGATCCTCGGGCCGCTGTTCACCACGCGGTCGAAGGTCGAGCTGCGGAACCGGACGCTGCGGTCGGCCGGCATCCTGGCGCGGGCCGGGGTGAAGATCGCGATCACCACGGACCACCCGGTGGTGCCGATCAACTTCCTCGTCTACCAGGCCGCGCTCGCCGTGAAGGACGGGCTGGACCCGGAGACCGCGCTGCGGGCGCTGACGGTCAACCCGGCGGCGATGCTGTCGCTGGACGACCGGATCGGTTCGCTGAAGCCGGGCCTGGACGCCGACATCGTGCTGTGGTCGGGCGACCCGCTGGACGTGATGAACCGCGCCATGCGGGTCTTCGTGCGCGGCCAGGAGGTCTACCGCTTCGACGACACCAGCGGCGAGGGCGTCGTGACGCCCCGCCGCTACGCCGAGTAG
- a CDS encoding acyl-CoA dehydrogenase family protein produces MPVDRLLPGREYEDLLALATELARDELKPLAAEYEEAERFPREQFRLLGKSGLLGLPYSERWGGGEVPYEVYLQVLEEIAAAWMSVGVGLSVHTMSCYALAHYGTDEQRDRWLPDMLEGQLLGAYALSESHAGSDAAALSTRARLDGDQYVVNGTKAWITHGGEADFYTTMVRTGESEISCLLVDGRTPGLSAAPPERKMGLTGSTTAQMIFADARVDADRLIGPAGAGMRIALSSLDSGRLGIAACAVGLAQAALDEAVAYAKGRTQFGKPIIDFQGLEFLLADMAAAVDSARATYLDAARRRDRGMPFGRQASVAKLIATDAAMKVTTDAVQVLGGAGYTRDFPVERYMREAKVPQIFEGTNQIQRMVIARHLKRA; encoded by the coding sequence ATGCCGGTCGACCGCCTGCTCCCCGGCCGCGAGTACGAGGACCTGCTCGCGCTGGCGACGGAACTGGCCCGCGACGAGCTCAAGCCGCTCGCCGCCGAGTACGAGGAGGCCGAGCGCTTCCCGCGCGAGCAGTTCCGGCTGCTCGGCAAGTCGGGCCTGCTCGGGCTGCCGTACTCCGAGCGCTGGGGCGGCGGCGAGGTGCCGTACGAGGTGTACCTGCAGGTGCTGGAGGAGATCGCGGCCGCGTGGATGTCGGTCGGCGTCGGGCTCTCGGTGCACACCATGTCCTGCTACGCGCTGGCCCACTACGGCACGGACGAGCAGCGCGACCGGTGGCTGCCGGACATGCTCGAGGGGCAGCTGCTGGGCGCGTACGCGCTGTCGGAGTCGCACGCCGGGTCCGACGCGGCGGCGCTGTCGACGCGGGCGCGGCTGGACGGTGACCAGTACGTCGTCAACGGCACGAAGGCGTGGATCACGCACGGCGGCGAGGCTGACTTCTACACGACGATGGTGCGCACCGGCGAGTCCGAGATCTCGTGCCTGCTGGTGGACGGCCGCACGCCGGGCCTGTCCGCGGCGCCGCCGGAGCGGAAGATGGGGCTCACCGGGTCCACCACCGCGCAGATGATCTTCGCCGACGCGCGGGTGGACGCCGACCGGCTGATCGGCCCGGCAGGCGCCGGGATGCGCATCGCACTGTCCTCATTGGACTCCGGGCGACTCGGGATCGCGGCCTGCGCGGTGGGTCTGGCGCAGGCCGCCCTCGACGAGGCCGTCGCGTACGCGAAGGGGCGCACGCAGTTCGGCAAGCCGATCATCGACTTCCAGGGCTTGGAGTTCCTGCTCGCCGACATGGCCGCCGCGGTCGACTCGGCCCGCGCGACGTACCTGGACGCCGCGCGGCGGCGCGACCGCGGGATGCCGTTCGGCCGTCAGGCGTCGGTCGCGAAGCTGATCGCGACCGACGCGGCGATGAAGGTGACCACCGACGCCGTCCAGGTCCTCGGCGGCGCCGGGTACACGCGCGACTTCCCGGTGGAGCGCTACATGCGCGAGGCGAAGGTGCCGCAGATCTTCGAGGGCACCAACCAGATCCAGCGCATGGTGATCGCGCGCCACCTGAAGCGCGCCTGA
- a CDS encoding TetR/AcrR family transcriptional regulator translates to MTSREALRPPGGKALTARQRALLAELEELFLVEGFVHFTLDDLAAKTHCSKSTLYALAPSKEQLAVRVVAHYFKGAADLLDERTAGIEDAREIIGVYLSGIAEYLNRASPAFMRDINDFAPARAAYELNSRAAAAKIRSFIAKGVADGVFREVHATLIAEMAAVLVEAIQTGVVGSRTGVSDAEAFTALSELLLGGLASRP, encoded by the coding sequence ATGACCAGTCGCGAGGCGCTACGACCCCCGGGTGGCAAGGCGCTGACCGCCCGGCAGCGGGCGCTGCTCGCCGAGCTGGAGGAGTTGTTCCTGGTCGAGGGCTTCGTCCACTTCACGCTCGACGACCTGGCCGCGAAGACGCACTGCTCGAAGTCGACGCTGTACGCGCTGGCGCCGAGCAAGGAGCAGCTCGCCGTCCGCGTCGTGGCGCACTACTTCAAGGGCGCCGCCGACCTGCTCGACGAGCGGACCGCCGGCATCGAGGACGCGCGCGAGATCATCGGCGTCTACCTGAGCGGCATCGCCGAGTACCTGAACCGGGCGTCCCCGGCGTTCATGCGGGACATCAACGACTTCGCCCCGGCCCGCGCGGCCTACGAGCTGAACAGCAGGGCCGCGGCGGCGAAGATCCGGTCGTTCATCGCCAAGGGCGTCGCGGACGGGGTGTTCCGCGAGGTCCACGCGACGCTCATCGCGGAGATGGCCGCGGTGCTCGTCGAGGCCATCCAGACCGGGGTGGTCGGCTCGCGGACCGGGGTGTCGGACGCGGAGGCGTTCACGGCTCTGTCTGAGTTGTTGCTCGGCGGGCTAGCATCTCGCCCGTGA